A single window of Maylandia zebra isolate NMK-2024a linkage group LG2, Mzebra_GT3a, whole genome shotgun sequence DNA harbors:
- the LOC143413500 gene encoding uncharacterized protein LOC143413500: MSSTQKDQHGARSQRSQEADKPHRRKGEKKHTCDECGKGFTLRAKLKRHQVIHTGERPFSCDLCGKSFSLKDSLKKHQLIHSGVKAYSCDQCGRAFTCSSSLQRHLVTHSGIKAYSCDECGMEFTLKASLKQHQVIHTGERPFSCDECGKSFSLKRSLKQHQLIHSGVKAYSCDQCGRAFTQSSSLQKHLVTHSGIKAYSCDICGKTFSRRGSRNTHLRIHTRHDVYCCEQCGKQFTTDAHLQQHMFTHTEERPYQCDLCEKTFKSPHYLRQHQQIHTRKRVYKCSYCEKQSDTDGSSSQPCHHCGGGKDFHCDLCGKTFSRQKTLKRHQRRHTGDKLKYCKECGRSFTTPSDLKQHELIHSGVKKHLCDQCGSSFTTAWKLKTHKRVHTGEKPHKCRHCERSFSRSGNRNRHERGHMEGNYSCDQCDKSFRKLRSYSAHKRSHVTNKLFHCYQCAQTFTSLSALCKHQRDHSGLKSLPSLDHSESEDTERSSGFCVRLKKLEIRLHRVQIESFKLVLN, from the exons atgagctcaacacagaag gaccaacatggagccagaagtcagcgctctcaggaggccgacaaacctcacagaagaaagggagagaaaaaacacacctgtgacgagtgtgggaagggttttactctgagggctaaactaaaacggcatcaggtcatccacactggagagagaccgttcagctgtgacttgtgtggaaagtctttttccttgaaggattccctaaaaaaacaccaactcatccacagtggagttaaagcgtacagctgtgatcagtgtggcagagcttttacttgcagtagcagcttacagaggcatctagttacccactctggaattaaggcatacagctgtgacgagtgtgggatggagtttactctgaaggcttcactaaaacagcatcaggtcatccacactggagagagaccgttcagctgtgacgagtgtggaaagtctttttccttgaagcgttccctaaaacaacaccaactcatccacagtggagttaaagcgtacagctgtgatcagtgtggcagagcttttactcaaagtagcagcttacagaagcatctagttacccactctggaattaaggcatacagctgtgacatctgtggaaaaactttcagccggagagggagccgaaatacacacctacgcattcacaccagacatgatgtgtactgctgtgaacagtgtggcaaacagtttacaacagacgcacacttacaacaacacatgtttacccacactgaggagagaccttatcaatgtgacctgtgtgagaagacttttaaatctccacattacctgagacaacaccaacagatccacaccagaaagagagtctacaagtgcagctactgtgag aagcagagcgacacagatggatccagttctcaaccctgtcatcactgtggtggtgggaaagactttcattgtgacctctgtggaaaaactttcagtcggcaaaagaccctaaaaagacatcaacgtagacacactggagacaaactgaaatactgcaaagaatgtgggagaagcttcaccacaccaagtgatttaaaacaacatgaactgattcacagtggggttaaaaagcacctctgtgatcagtgtgggtcatccttcaccactgcatggaagcttaaaacacacaaacgagtccacacaggagagaaaccacacaagtgcagacactgtgagagaagcttctcacggTCAGGTAATCGTAACAGGCATGAACGtggacacatggaaggaaactacagctgtgaccagtgtgacaagagcttcaggaagctcagatcatactctgcacacaaacgatcccacgttactaataaactgtttcactgttaccaatgtgcccaaacattcacctcattgtctgctctgtgcaaacatcagcgtgatcactcagggctgaaatcactcccatcactggatcacagtgaatctgaagacacagaaagatcctctggtttctgtgtcagactcaaaaagcttgagatcaggctccacagagttcagatagaatcatttaaacttgtgttgaactga